One genomic segment of Bifidobacterium breve DSM 20213 = JCM 1192 includes these proteins:
- a CDS encoding UDP-N-acetylmuramoyl-tripeptide--D-alanyl-D-alanine ligase, with translation MVPMSVEEIAKAVDGRLVAGDGPAIEATETVTDSRQAGSGAVFVAIKGERVDGHGFVDKVADQGAAAAIVDHEVACTTMPQIVVEDTVAALGLLAKHNIDRRRQLPGAFDLIGLTGSVGKTTTKDLLSALLSTLGPTVAPIGSFNNEIGLPLTALRVNADTRFFVAEMGANHIGEIARLTRIAPPNTVIVLRVGVAHLGEFGSRERIAQAKSEIVQGLLPGGTAVLNADDDYVVPMAQFASGDVLWFGQGHTRDSEVHADHIAADAADHAEFTMTDAHGEQVAVHLGIPGRHNVMNALAAATVALRYGMPLTAIAQTLAAQHTISPHRMALSTVSRQGASFELIDDSFNANPDSMKAGLDGLRAWNANDGRQPFRVALLGAMLELGADERELHASVGEYAAGLGLDAIITVGSPSDAHLNVLAESLAEGATRGRAASVDCVQTIDEAERIVFDLAKNHTDTVVLLKGSHASGLSALAERWA, from the coding sequence ATGGTCCCGATGAGCGTGGAGGAAATCGCCAAGGCCGTTGATGGTCGGTTGGTAGCAGGCGACGGTCCCGCCATTGAAGCCACCGAAACGGTGACTGATTCTCGTCAGGCTGGCTCCGGAGCAGTGTTCGTGGCCATTAAGGGCGAGCGGGTCGATGGCCATGGCTTCGTGGATAAGGTCGCTGACCAAGGAGCCGCAGCCGCCATTGTCGACCATGAAGTAGCGTGCACAACGATGCCGCAGATCGTGGTCGAAGACACCGTCGCAGCATTGGGATTGCTGGCCAAGCATAATATCGATCGTCGGCGCCAGCTGCCCGGTGCCTTTGACCTGATCGGATTGACCGGTTCGGTGGGCAAAACCACCACCAAAGATTTGCTCTCCGCGCTGCTGAGCACGTTGGGTCCCACCGTGGCACCGATCGGTTCTTTCAATAATGAGATCGGCTTGCCGTTGACCGCATTGCGAGTCAATGCCGACACCCGTTTTTTCGTAGCGGAAATGGGCGCCAACCATATCGGTGAGATCGCGCGGCTGACCCGTATCGCACCGCCGAATACGGTTATTGTGCTCAGGGTCGGAGTCGCGCATCTCGGCGAATTCGGTTCCAGGGAGCGCATTGCCCAGGCGAAAAGCGAGATCGTGCAGGGGCTGCTGCCCGGCGGCACCGCCGTGCTGAATGCCGATGACGATTACGTCGTGCCCATGGCACAGTTTGCTTCCGGCGACGTACTGTGGTTTGGTCAGGGGCACACCCGTGACTCCGAGGTGCATGCCGATCATATTGCTGCAGATGCCGCTGATCACGCCGAATTCACCATGACCGACGCGCACGGCGAGCAGGTTGCCGTACATCTGGGTATTCCAGGCCGTCATAATGTGATGAACGCGCTTGCCGCGGCAACCGTCGCATTGCGATATGGCATGCCGCTGACTGCTATTGCACAGACGTTGGCCGCGCAGCACACCATCAGCCCGCATCGTATGGCTCTATCCACGGTGAGCCGTCAAGGAGCTTCGTTCGAGCTGATTGATGATTCCTTCAACGCGAACCCGGATTCCATGAAAGCCGGATTGGACGGCCTGCGAGCATGGAATGCGAATGATGGTCGCCAGCCATTCCGTGTGGCATTGCTGGGCGCGATGCTCGAGCTTGGTGCGGATGAGCGTGAATTGCACGCTTCGGTCGGCGAATATGCGGCCGGTCTGGGACTGGATGCCATCATCACGGTCGGATCGCCCTCAGACGCGCATCTGAACGTGTTGGCCGAATCTTTGGCCGAAGGCGCAACACGTGGGCGTGCGGCTTCGGTAGACTGTGTGCAGACCATTGATGAGGCCGAGCGCATAGTCTTTGACTTGGCCAAGAATCATACGGATACCGTG
- a CDS encoding peptidoglycan D,D-transpeptidase FtsI family protein — MKATIARIVHLYKVKTFAFKCIAVGVALGIVATMCLAQLASTQLIGGRQTAQAATASRTSRVTLSAKRGRILDTNGTVLAQSVERYTIVANPEAAQEFVPTDCNEKTKDYCDEIDGKPVGATGAAAVGRLLAKALDMNAMELGADLSISGQYVVLKKDVTPQVKRTIDDLNLGGIVWGELSSERLYPDGELMGSLLGGVNDEGVGVAGFEQMENKTLTGTDGHQIYQRGNYGGEEIPGTMTEAVAAKDGKDVTLTIDRDVQWYAKKIMKEATAQYSAQWGIAVVQNVQNGEILALADSDEIAAGSDEAKMNVSRAVSQTFEPGSIGKVISMSGYLQTGLRKPTDQYTVPGQLTVDGQTYKDAFEHGDEHWTLAGILQKSSNIGMVMAGDGYTDEQRYEYLTKFGIGQSTGLDLPGESSGVLTSPSAWDARTRNTVLFGQGYTVNALQLSNIVATIANKGVKQQQSIIKSDDGNTENKSKATRVVDEQVAAQMMDAMESVSDSYSAFVKVDGYRMAAKSGTAEVQGADGKLSSIISDYSVAIPADNPRFVVTVVLKDPTGFGGLTAGPVSAQICAFLMQKYEVPISTPRKDAIPVTW; from the coding sequence GTGAAAGCCACCATCGCACGTATCGTTCACTTGTACAAGGTGAAGACCTTTGCCTTCAAATGCATCGCCGTGGGCGTGGCATTGGGCATCGTGGCAACAATGTGCCTTGCCCAGCTGGCCTCCACCCAATTGATTGGCGGACGTCAAACCGCACAGGCCGCGACGGCCAGCCGTACTTCGCGCGTGACGCTCAGCGCCAAGCGCGGACGCATCCTTGACACCAACGGCACTGTGCTCGCCCAGAGCGTGGAACGCTATACCATTGTGGCCAACCCCGAGGCTGCCCAGGAATTCGTTCCCACCGATTGCAACGAGAAGACCAAAGACTACTGCGACGAGATCGACGGCAAGCCGGTGGGTGCCACGGGCGCTGCCGCAGTGGGCCGTCTGCTGGCCAAGGCTCTTGACATGAATGCGATGGAGCTGGGCGCGGATCTGTCGATCAGCGGCCAATACGTCGTGCTGAAGAAGGATGTCACGCCACAGGTCAAGCGCACCATCGACGATTTGAACCTTGGCGGCATCGTCTGGGGCGAACTCAGCAGCGAACGCCTGTACCCTGATGGAGAACTGATGGGATCGCTGCTCGGCGGAGTCAACGACGAAGGCGTAGGCGTGGCCGGATTCGAGCAAATGGAGAACAAAACGCTCACCGGCACCGATGGACACCAGATTTACCAGCGTGGCAACTACGGTGGCGAAGAGATTCCCGGCACCATGACCGAAGCCGTGGCCGCCAAGGACGGCAAAGACGTTACGCTGACCATTGATCGTGATGTGCAGTGGTATGCCAAGAAGATCATGAAGGAAGCGACAGCCCAGTACAGCGCCCAGTGGGGTATCGCCGTGGTGCAGAACGTGCAGAACGGCGAAATACTGGCTCTGGCGGACAGCGATGAGATAGCGGCCGGCAGTGACGAAGCGAAGATGAACGTTTCGCGAGCCGTGTCCCAGACCTTTGAACCGGGCTCGATCGGCAAGGTTATTTCCATGTCCGGTTATTTGCAGACCGGGTTGCGCAAACCGACGGATCAGTACACCGTGCCAGGCCAGCTCACTGTGGATGGCCAGACCTATAAGGACGCCTTCGAGCATGGTGATGAGCATTGGACTCTGGCTGGCATTCTCCAGAAATCATCGAATATCGGCATGGTCATGGCCGGCGATGGCTACACGGATGAGCAGCGGTACGAATACCTGACCAAGTTCGGCATCGGACAGTCCACGGGATTGGATCTGCCTGGCGAGTCCAGTGGCGTGCTGACCTCTCCCTCGGCATGGGATGCGCGAACTCGCAACACCGTGCTGTTCGGTCAGGGATACACGGTCAATGCCTTGCAGCTGAGCAACATCGTGGCCACCATTGCCAATAAGGGAGTGAAGCAGCAGCAGTCCATCATCAAGTCGGATGACGGCAACACCGAAAACAAGAGCAAGGCCACTCGCGTGGTCGATGAGCAGGTGGCCGCTCAGATGATGGATGCCATGGAGTCCGTTTCGGATAGCTACAGCGCCTTCGTCAAGGTTGATGGCTACCGCATGGCCGCGAAGTCCGGTACCGCCGAGGTACAGGGCGCCGATGGCAAGCTGTCCTCCATCATCTCCGATTACTCGGTGGCCATTCCCGCCGACAATCCGCGTTTCGTCGTGACTGTGGTGCTCAAGGACCCGACTGGTTTCGGTGGCCTGACCGCAGGCCCGGTATCCGCGCAGATTTGTGCGTTCCTTATGCAGAAATACGAGGTGCCTATCTCGACGCCGCGTAAAGATGCTATTCCGGTCACTTGGTGA
- the rsmH gene encoding 16S rRNA (cytosine(1402)-N(4))-methyltransferase RsmH: MIDVTNIHQPVLLDDCVNLVAPALQHEGAVAVDCTLGLAGHSTAFLKAAPQARLIGIDRDSEALALATERMVQEGLSDRFTPVHAAFDQLDQVLADQGVERVDAVFMDLGLSSLQIDETDRGFSYSHDAPLDMRMDVSQNLTAERILADYDMASLIRVFREYGEERFARQIAREIVSRRTQTPFTTTGQLNALVEDVVPKAHRPAGNPAKRVFQALRIEVNGELDKLSSILPQAANRLQVGGRLVVESYHSLEDKTVKSFMAQGLKIDAPANLPIVPDDAQPFFRELTRGAIKADDEERQRNPRSASVRLRAVELSRRIPERWRERFAQTAANPKESNTTRNNGKHGRRG, from the coding sequence ATGATTGATGTGACGAATATCCACCAGCCAGTGCTGCTTGATGACTGTGTGAATCTTGTGGCGCCGGCATTACAACACGAAGGTGCCGTGGCCGTGGACTGCACGCTGGGTCTTGCCGGTCATTCCACCGCTTTCCTGAAAGCGGCGCCGCAAGCTCGTCTTATCGGTATTGACCGTGATAGTGAGGCGTTGGCCTTGGCGACTGAGCGTATGGTTCAGGAGGGGCTTTCCGACCGATTCACGCCGGTTCATGCGGCCTTTGATCAGCTTGATCAGGTGCTTGCCGATCAAGGCGTGGAACGAGTGGATGCCGTGTTCATGGATTTGGGTCTGTCGAGTTTGCAGATTGATGAAACGGATCGTGGATTCTCGTACTCCCATGATGCCCCGTTGGATATGCGCATGGACGTGAGCCAGAATCTCACGGCCGAGCGGATTCTCGCTGATTATGATATGGCATCGCTGATTCGCGTCTTCCGGGAATATGGTGAGGAGCGGTTCGCTCGTCAGATCGCGCGTGAGATCGTGTCGCGCCGCACGCAGACGCCATTTACCACAACCGGCCAGCTCAACGCTCTAGTCGAAGATGTGGTGCCCAAAGCTCACCGTCCGGCCGGCAATCCGGCAAAGCGTGTGTTCCAGGCGCTGCGCATTGAAGTCAACGGCGAGTTGGACAAACTGTCATCCATTCTGCCTCAGGCCGCGAATCGTCTTCAGGTCGGAGGCCGTTTGGTGGTGGAGTCCTACCACTCGTTGGAAGACAAGACAGTCAAATCCTTTATGGCACAGGGCCTGAAGATTGATGCGCCGGCAAACCTGCCAATCGTGCCGGATGATGCCCAGCCGTTCTTCCGGGAACTGACCCGAGGCGCAATCAAGGCCGATGATGAGGAGCGGCAACGCAACCCGCGATCCGCTTCAGTGAGGCTCAGGGCGGTTGAGTTGAGCAGACGGATTCCTGAGAGGTGGCGAGAACGCTTCGCACAAACAGCGGCAAACCCAAAGGAATCGAACACCACACGTAACAATGGCAAACACGGAAGGAGGGGCTGA
- the mraZ gene encoding division/cell wall cluster transcriptional repressor MraZ translates to MVESKHSRETDADQQGSAGIDGLMAGLPPLLLGTYTPKIDAKGRVALPAKFRSQLGQGLVMARGQERCVYLLPFDEFRRIASQIQRTSVGNKAAREYLRVFLSGAVDQEPDKQGRVVVPQMLRDYANLGSDIVVIGVGTRAELWNKDAWESYLAQKEEGYSDIADDVLPEVEF, encoded by the coding sequence ATGGTCGAGAGCAAGCACTCGCGTGAAACCGATGCTGATCAGCAAGGCTCCGCCGGAATCGACGGCCTCATGGCCGGCCTGCCTCCGCTGCTGCTGGGCACGTACACGCCGAAAATCGATGCCAAGGGTCGTGTGGCACTTCCCGCGAAATTTCGTTCCCAGCTTGGCCAGGGGCTGGTAATGGCCCGAGGCCAGGAACGTTGCGTGTACCTGTTGCCGTTTGACGAATTTCGTCGTATTGCCTCCCAGATTCAGCGCACTTCGGTGGGCAACAAAGCCGCCCGCGAATACTTGCGTGTGTTCCTGTCTGGCGCAGTCGATCAGGAACCCGACAAGCAGGGGCGAGTTGTGGTGCCGCAAATGCTGCGTGACTACGCCAATCTCGGGTCCGACATTGTGGTGATCGGTGTGGGTACGCGCGCCGAACTGTGGAACAAGGATGCATGGGAGTCCTACCTCGCACAAAAGGAAGAGGGATACTCCGATATCGCCGATGATGTACTGCCTGAGGTGGAGTTCTGA
- a CDS encoding HelD family protein produces MSSYASQLHEEQQAVDRAYGRLDDLRAEMWQRLSTVRAAGSHGSPTQRTERDSFATMYEDRLTQLRSVEDRLVFGRLDSQDGTRHYIGRIGLSSTDHEPILTDWRAEAARPFYEATPSNHGDIVMRRHITLSFREVVGVEDEVLDVHSDQVGQASTAGTLTGEGALLASLSSRRTGKMTDIVATIQAEQDRIIRSDMNRAVVVQGGPGTGKTAVALHRAAYLLYTHRRTLERSGVLVVGPSSAFLHYIDQVLPSLGETGVVSRTISDLIPGITASAIDTPQAAKLKGDRRMAQVIANAIASRIRVPGNLPTVTISGIQIPMLAVDIEQAQSDAKRTRQPHNKARETFIRSMLRSMQTRYAEQLDYTPDQAELNRAMSLLRMNEQVRKTLNLCWLPMTAPWLIDQLFAHPERLKSLAGWMTDDDLATLARPKGSPLTRSDIPLLDEAMDLLGPDPKTVAKQSAANARRAAEEQYAKDTLAATGLGQGIVSSQMLLDQMNGDDGELTAQRAAADREWTYGHIVVDEAQELTAMDWRMLIRRCPSRSFTIVGDVAQTSALAGTRRWDKTMNRLFGEGHWDLNELTINYRNPQEVSDLASRFAQNEGLYISTVNAVRALPDSVSRHVVDDMKALLTVTSNQAAQLANHFVSADGTGRIAIICPNDLIKPVREAVRHRLSSLMAPSEYQRLIDQPEWDEQISVCGTEMVKGLEFDAVIVIEPGRIEDDAPSRLVAASDLYVATTRPTQKLVIVRTKEDERSLNI; encoded by the coding sequence ATGTCGAGTTACGCCTCACAGCTGCACGAGGAGCAGCAGGCCGTCGATCGCGCCTATGGACGTCTGGATGACCTGCGCGCCGAAATGTGGCAGCGACTGAGCACCGTACGAGCAGCCGGTTCGCACGGCTCCCCCACCCAACGCACCGAGCGCGATTCTTTTGCCACCATGTACGAAGATCGCCTCACTCAGCTGCGCAGCGTGGAAGACCGGCTCGTGTTCGGACGACTTGACTCGCAAGACGGCACTCGTCATTACATCGGTCGCATCGGTCTGTCGAGCACCGACCATGAACCCATTCTGACCGATTGGCGAGCCGAAGCGGCCCGCCCCTTCTACGAGGCGACGCCCTCCAACCATGGCGACATCGTGATGCGCCGCCATATCACGTTGAGTTTCCGCGAAGTGGTAGGCGTCGAAGACGAAGTACTGGACGTGCATTCTGACCAAGTGGGCCAAGCCTCCACTGCCGGCACCCTGACCGGCGAAGGTGCACTGCTCGCTTCGCTCAGCTCGCGTCGCACAGGCAAAATGACCGACATCGTGGCCACCATCCAAGCCGAGCAGGACCGCATTATCCGCTCTGACATGAACCGTGCCGTGGTGGTACAGGGCGGCCCAGGCACCGGCAAAACCGCTGTGGCCTTGCACCGTGCCGCTTACTTGCTCTACACGCATCGACGCACACTGGAACGTTCCGGCGTACTGGTGGTGGGCCCCAGCTCCGCGTTCCTGCATTACATCGATCAGGTGCTTCCCTCGTTGGGCGAGACCGGTGTCGTCTCCCGTACAATCAGTGACCTGATTCCGGGAATCACCGCATCGGCAATCGACACTCCGCAAGCCGCCAAACTCAAGGGCGACCGTCGCATGGCACAGGTGATCGCCAACGCCATCGCCTCCCGCATCCGCGTGCCCGGCAATCTGCCAACCGTCACCATCAGCGGCATTCAGATACCGATGCTTGCCGTCGATATCGAACAGGCGCAGTCCGACGCCAAACGCACAAGGCAACCGCATAACAAGGCCCGAGAGACCTTTATCCGCTCCATGCTGCGCAGCATGCAGACCCGGTATGCAGAGCAACTCGACTACACCCCCGATCAGGCGGAGCTCAATCGCGCCATGTCGCTGCTGCGCATGAACGAACAGGTGCGCAAAACGTTGAATCTGTGCTGGCTGCCGATGACCGCCCCCTGGCTTATCGACCAGCTCTTCGCTCACCCGGAACGCCTGAAGTCCTTGGCCGGATGGATGACCGATGACGATCTGGCCACTCTCGCACGGCCGAAAGGTTCACCTCTGACCCGGTCGGATATTCCGCTGCTTGACGAGGCGATGGATCTGCTGGGACCCGATCCCAAAACCGTGGCCAAGCAGTCCGCCGCCAATGCCAGACGCGCCGCCGAAGAGCAGTACGCCAAAGACACGTTGGCCGCAACCGGCCTCGGTCAGGGCATCGTATCGAGCCAGATGCTGCTCGATCAGATGAACGGCGACGACGGCGAGCTCACCGCCCAGCGCGCAGCAGCCGATCGAGAATGGACCTATGGTCACATCGTGGTGGATGAGGCGCAGGAATTGACCGCAATGGATTGGCGAATGCTCATTCGTCGCTGTCCGTCACGATCGTTCACCATTGTGGGCGATGTGGCACAGACCTCGGCACTGGCCGGCACCCGCCGTTGGGACAAGACGATGAACCGACTGTTCGGCGAAGGCCATTGGGACCTCAATGAGCTGACCATCAATTACCGCAATCCGCAGGAGGTCTCCGACCTCGCCTCCCGTTTTGCGCAGAACGAAGGACTCTATATTTCCACGGTGAACGCGGTCCGCGCCTTGCCGGATTCCGTGTCTCGACACGTGGTAGACGACATGAAGGCTCTGCTTACCGTTACTTCCAACCAGGCGGCACAGCTGGCCAATCATTTTGTTTCGGCGGACGGCACTGGACGCATCGCCATCATTTGCCCGAACGACCTCATTAAGCCGGTGCGCGAAGCAGTAAGGCATCGCCTATCCAGTCTGATGGCCCCATCCGAATATCAGCGTCTTATCGACCAGCCCGAATGGGATGAGCAGATCAGCGTATGCGGCACCGAAATGGTCAAAGGCCTGGAATTCGACGCTGTTATCGTCATTGAACCCGGACGCATCGAAGATGACGCCCCAAGCCGTTTGGTCGCCGCATCCGACCTCTACGTGGCAACGACCAGACCAACACAGAAACTGGTTATAGTTCGGACAAAAGAGGACGAGCGTTCCCTGAACATCTAA
- the serA gene encoding phosphoglycerate dehydrogenase: MPKALLLENIHPDAAKSLRDHGFEVETMKGALNEDELIDALEGVDLVGVRSKTNVTARVLNARPTLSAIGCFCIGTNQVDLDYAGKHGIAVFNAPYSNTRSVVELVICDIICLMRRIPAHTHHIKHGLWDKSASGSHEVRGKTLGIIGYGNIGSQLSVLAEALGMRVVFYDIEEKLALGNAHRCSTLNELLEQSDAVTLHVDGRKSNTGFFGEDQFAHMKQDAIFINLSRGFVADLGALKQHLDSGHLSGAAVDVFPVEPKKSGDPFETALANEDNMILTPHIGGSTLEAQESIGHFVSQRLEDYWSKGSTSLSVNLPQINLTDCKGVCRIAHLHDNLPGVLARVNRVLGEENINISFQSLATEGELGYVVTDVAQKPSPATLEALRSIEGTIRMRVIG; encoded by the coding sequence ATGCCTAAAGCACTGTTACTGGAAAACATCCATCCTGACGCAGCCAAATCGCTGCGAGATCACGGCTTCGAAGTCGAAACCATGAAGGGAGCCCTGAACGAGGACGAGCTCATCGACGCGTTAGAGGGCGTGGATCTCGTCGGAGTGCGATCCAAGACCAATGTCACTGCACGCGTACTGAATGCCCGCCCGACCCTCAGCGCCATCGGATGCTTCTGCATCGGCACCAACCAAGTGGATCTTGATTATGCCGGCAAGCACGGCATCGCCGTGTTCAATGCACCGTATTCAAACACCCGTTCCGTTGTGGAACTGGTGATTTGCGACATCATCTGCCTGATGCGTCGCATCCCTGCGCATACGCATCACATCAAGCACGGCTTGTGGGACAAGTCGGCCTCCGGTTCTCATGAGGTGCGCGGCAAGACGCTGGGCATCATCGGATACGGCAACATCGGTTCCCAACTGTCTGTACTGGCGGAAGCGCTGGGCATGCGCGTGGTGTTCTACGACATCGAGGAGAAGCTCGCACTGGGCAACGCCCATCGTTGCTCGACGCTGAACGAACTACTTGAACAGTCTGATGCAGTGACTTTGCACGTAGACGGGCGCAAGTCGAACACTGGCTTCTTCGGCGAGGATCAGTTCGCGCACATGAAGCAGGACGCCATCTTCATCAATCTGTCTCGTGGATTCGTTGCTGATTTGGGCGCGCTGAAGCAGCATCTCGACTCCGGCCATCTGTCCGGTGCCGCCGTTGACGTGTTCCCGGTCGAGCCTAAGAAGAGCGGCGACCCGTTTGAGACGGCGCTTGCCAACGAAGATAATATGATTCTGACCCCGCACATCGGCGGTTCGACGCTGGAAGCGCAGGAGTCCATCGGTCACTTTGTCTCCCAACGCCTGGAGGATTACTGGTCGAAGGGTTCGACGTCACTGTCGGTGAACTTGCCACAAATCAATCTCACCGATTGCAAGGGTGTATGCCGCATCGCGCATTTGCATGACAATCTGCCCGGTGTACTCGCCCGTGTGAACCGCGTGCTTGGCGAGGAGAACATCAATATCTCCTTCCAGTCATTGGCCACTGAAGGTGAGTTGGGATATGTGGTCACCGACGTGGCTCAAAAGCCCAGCCCCGCCACACTGGAGGCATTGCGTAGCATCGAAGGCACCATCCGCATGCGTGTCATCGGCTGA
- the nrdR gene encoding transcriptional regulator NrdR, with product MHCPFCQNPDTKVIDTRISDDGYSIRRRRVCPKCNKRFTTVETSMLLVTKRSGGAEPFSRDKVISGVRKACQGRPVKEEDLKLLGQKVEEDLRSRGLAEVTSGEVGKAILKPLRDLDVVAYLRFASVYQNFSGLEDFQSAIDELRE from the coding sequence ATGCATTGCCCTTTTTGCCAGAATCCTGACACCAAAGTCATTGATACCCGTATTAGTGACGACGGCTATTCCATTCGTAGACGTCGTGTTTGCCCGAAATGCAATAAGCGTTTCACCACCGTGGAAACCAGCATGTTGCTGGTCACCAAACGTTCCGGCGGCGCTGAACCGTTCAGCCGGGATAAGGTTATCTCCGGTGTGCGTAAGGCTTGTCAAGGCAGACCTGTCAAGGAGGAGGATCTGAAGCTGCTGGGGCAGAAGGTCGAGGAGGATCTTCGCTCTCGAGGACTGGCCGAAGTGACTTCCGGCGAGGTCGGCAAGGCAATCCTCAAGCCACTGCGTGATCTTGATGTGGTCGCGTACCTACGTTTTGCGAGCGTGTATCAGAATTTCTCCGGCCTGGAAGATTTCCAGAGCGCCATCGATGAATTGCGCGAATAA
- a CDS encoding LysM peptidoglycan-binding domain-containing protein gives MTGSMVMAMGRMAGKRSNAYRAARRGAVRRTNAVRSDRRGKVMAVVLAAALAWGGFAMLTAEPARSDTGATQVISYIVRPGDTLWSYASSITPAGQDVSETVDELISLNNLESGALRAGQRLIVPAE, from the coding sequence ATGACTGGTTCGATGGTGATGGCAATGGGTCGTATGGCGGGGAAGCGCAGCAACGCATATCGTGCTGCGCGTCGTGGTGCGGTGCGTAGAACCAACGCCGTGCGAAGCGATCGTCGCGGTAAGGTGATGGCGGTCGTGTTGGCGGCAGCCCTGGCGTGGGGCGGATTCGCCATGCTGACGGCTGAGCCGGCGCGCTCCGATACCGGTGCCACGCAGGTGATCAGCTATATAGTGCGTCCGGGGGACACACTGTGGTCGTATGCATCCTCCATCACGCCCGCCGGGCAAGATGTCTCGGAGACGGTGGATGAGTTGATCTCGTTGAACAATCTGGAGTCAGGGGCTCTTCGTGCGGGACAGCGTCTAATTGTTCCTGCTGAGTAA
- the lexA gene encoding transcriptional repressor LexA → MSSIPAPPQQEPDESTLTERQRKVLDAIRLHIDEQGFAPSFREIGEAAGLKSPSSVKHQLQVLEDKGFIRMNANKGRAIEVVAPPPENTAAVTANTVEEHTAGIYAFPSESIAESQDVPLVGRIAAGVPITAEQHVDDVMRLPERLTGSGNLFMLEVHGDSMVDAAICDGDFVVVREQNSAVNGDIVAALLDDEATVKTFRKENGHIWLMPHNPAYSPIDGTYATIMGKVVTVLRKL, encoded by the coding sequence GTGAGCAGCATTCCCGCCCCCCCTCAGCAGGAGCCGGACGAATCCACTTTGACCGAGCGCCAGCGCAAAGTTTTGGATGCCATTCGACTCCACATCGACGAACAGGGCTTTGCGCCATCATTCCGAGAAATAGGTGAAGCTGCCGGGCTCAAAAGCCCTTCCTCAGTCAAACATCAACTGCAAGTGCTGGAGGACAAGGGCTTTATTCGCATGAACGCCAATAAAGGTCGCGCCATCGAGGTGGTCGCTCCACCACCGGAAAACACTGCAGCAGTCACCGCGAACACCGTAGAAGAGCACACCGCCGGTATCTACGCATTCCCCAGTGAGTCAATCGCCGAATCACAGGATGTTCCGCTGGTCGGACGTATAGCCGCCGGCGTACCCATCACCGCCGAACAGCACGTCGACGATGTCATGCGTCTACCGGAACGACTGACCGGCTCCGGCAATCTGTTCATGTTGGAAGTACACGGCGATTCCATGGTTGATGCCGCCATCTGCGACGGTGACTTCGTGGTGGTGCGCGAACAGAACTCCGCCGTGAACGGAGATATCGTGGCCGCACTGCTGGATGACGAGGCCACTGTCAAGACCTTCCGCAAGGAAAACGGCCACATCTGGCTTATGCCACACAATCCCGCATACTCCCCCATCGACGGCACTTACGCCACGATTATGGGCAAGGTCGTCACCGTATTGCGCAAGCTATGA